TGCTGGTCGCGTTCGGGGCGAGCTACCTGGCGTCCCGGCTCGGGCACCTGGGCCAGCCCGTTCGCAGCACCGCCGTGGCGTTGGCCGTGGTGGCCGCGGTGATCGTGCTGCTGGTGGCGTTCCCGGCCACTCCGGACGCTGTTCCGGCGGACATGCCGGGCGGGGTGCTCTGGGACTTCCGGTTGGCGTCGCTGGCCGAGACGGCCACGTTGTGGCTCGGCCTCGGCGTGGTGTTCGGCCTGCTGGTGGACCCGGCCGCGCGCCGCGTCCCCGTGTCACCCACCCCCTGACCGCGAGTCGTCCACCCGGACACTCCGAACGCCACGTTCGTGGACGTCTCGCCGGACGCGAGCGTGGAGTTCGGGGTACCGGAGTGGACGACTCGCGGAGTTCAGTGGGGAAGGAGCGAGGCGAGGGTCTTGTGGTCCACGCCTACCAGGGACTCGCGGAACACGCGCCGCTCGCCTTCGAGGACCGGGAGGTCGCAGGGGACGACCAGGACCGTGCAGCCCGCGGCGACGGCGGCGGTGGTGCCGGTCGGCGAGTCCTCGACGGCCACGCACCGGGTCGGGTCGACGTCGAGCAGGCGGGCCGCCTTCAGGTACGGCTCGGGCAGCGGCTTGTTCAGGCCGTCGACCTCGTCACCGCACACCGTGACGTCGAACAGGTCCCGCCCGATCGTCTCCAGCGCGACCTCGGTCAACTGCCGTTCGGTCGACGTCACCAGCGCCATCGGCACACCGGCGTCCCGCACCGCCCGCAACGCCTCACGCGCGCCAGGCCGCCACGGCAACC
This is a stretch of genomic DNA from Saccharothrix ecbatanensis. It encodes these proteins:
- a CDS encoding HAD family hydrolase; translation: MTVEAVLWDMDGTLLDSEKLWDIPLYEFAEKLGGTLSLETRHAMVGSNVATTMALLFTEVGITPRDGDIADGAAWIQRRTEEVFRAGLPWRPGAREALRAVRDAGVPMALVTSTERQLTEVALETIGRDLFDVTVCGDEVDGLNKPLPEPYLKAARLLDVDPTRCVAVEDSPTGTTAAVAAGCTVLVVPCDLPVLEGERRVFRESLVGVDHKTLASLLPH